One Candidatus Thorarchaeota archaeon genomic window carries:
- a CDS encoding IS607 family transposase, with protein MFSVSEAASRLGVCPKTIRRWHNSGRLHCHRTLGGHRRITAAELQRLLALRAPSASSRSHRSAPQQHDATGTTMTITTTVAIYARVSSHRQARDGDLLRQQELLVKAVRARNGVDPMVFTDIGSGLNMRRRGLLRLLRTARRGLLHTVVVTHRDRLARFAVSLIERLLADHGVHLLVLCEEAPEHRTPQEELVADLLALIASFSGRVYGLRAAALRSRRGASGTASA; from the coding sequence ATGTTCTCGGTCTCTGAGGCTGCCAGTCGTCTGGGGGTCTGTCCTAAGACCATCCGCCGCTGGCACAACTCCGGTCGGCTCCACTGTCACAGGACACTGGGCGGGCATAGGCGCATCACTGCTGCCGAACTCCAGCGCCTCCTCGCTCTTCGTGCTCCTTCTGCCTCATCCCGCTCTCATCGCTCTGCACCGCAGCAGCACGATGCGACAGGTACCACCATGACCATTACCACTACTGTGGCGATCTATGCCCGGGTCTCCAGCCATCGTCAGGCACGAGATGGTGACCTGCTGCGTCAACAGGAACTGCTGGTCAAGGCCGTACGCGCACGCAACGGGGTCGATCCCATGGTCTTCACCGACATCGGGTCTGGTCTCAACATGCGACGAAGAGGGCTTCTCCGCCTCCTTAGAACCGCTCGCAGGGGCCTTCTTCATACTGTAGTCGTGACACACCGCGATCGGCTCGCCCGCTTTGCAGTGTCACTCATCGAACGCCTTCTTGCCGATCATGGAGTCCATCTCCTTGTCCTCTGTGAAGAGGCACCGGAACACAGGACTCCTCAGGAGGAACTGGTGGCAGACCTGCTCGCTCTCATCGCCTCCTTCTCCGGGAGAGTCTATGGGCTCAGAGCCGCAGCTCTCAGGTCTAGACGCGGCGCGTCTGGGACTGCCTCCGCCTAG